The Candidatus Nitrospira nitrificans genome segment AGCGGCGGCACGATCGGGATCGAGAGCAAGCCGGGACAGGGAACCACATGCAAGATCTTTTTTCCAAAGGTGAAGGAGACCGCACAGGGTGCGCCGATCGTCAGTGAAACGGTCGGCAGAGCGATCGGGCGAGAAACGATCCTCGTGGTCGAGGACGATCCGTCGGTGCGCGGGCTTGTGCAGGAAGCGCTTCGCCTGAGCGGCTACGAGGTGTTGGTCGCGCGTCACGGCATCGAAGCGCTCCTGGCCGGCGCGAAACATCCGGGTCCGATCCATTTGTTGCTGACGGACGTCGCCATGCCGCAAATGAGCGGGCCGGAGGTCGCGGAAAAACTGACGGTGGTGCGACCCGCGATCAAGGTCCTGTACATGTCCGGCTACCCCGATCATCCGGTATTCGAACAGAGTGGGGTCAAACGGGACACGGCCTTTCTCCAGAAACCGTTCACCCCTCATGTATTGACCCAAAAAGTTCGTGAAGTGCTTGATGGGAAGAAGGTGGCGTAGAGAAGCTGCGCCGGGACCCCATTACTTGATCTTCGCCGTTTATTCCGTTTATTGTGGCCTTGCCTTGCGATCGGCTGAAAACGGTCGGATCGATCGTATCTCTCGGGAAGGAACGACGTCTTGATGCAGCAGGCGCGCGAAGTCGATATGACACAATATCGAATCCGACAGGAGCCGTTTTACGCGGAGGTCTGTGGGGAGACCGGCCTATTCACCATTGCGGCCGAGAAACAATTGCCGGTGATGCTGAAGGGGCCGACCGGCTGCGGGAAAACCCGTTTCGTTCAATACATGGCCTACAAGCTCGGCCGACCGTTGATCACGGTCGCCTGTCACGAAGATCTCACGGCGTCCGACTTGGTGGGCCGTTACCTCCTGAAGGGACAAGATACCGTATGGATGGATGGGCCCTTGACCGTGGGGGTCAAACATGGAGCCATCGTGTATCTCGACGAGGTGGTGGAAGCCCGGAAGGATACCACGGTTATCATCCATCCCCTCAGCGATGACCGGCGAGTGCTTCCGATCGAGAAGAAAGGCCAGATTCTGGAAGCCGCCGACGAGTTCATGCTGGTGATCTCTTACAACCCTGGCTATCAAAGTGTCCTCAAGGACCTCAAACAAAGCACGAAGCAGCGATTCATCGCGATCGAGTTTGATTATCCCGCCCCCGATATCGAGACACTCGTCGTCCAACGCGAGGCGGGGGTCGATTCAGACATCGCGGGGAAACTCGTCAAGCTCGGCCAAAAAGTCCGCAACCTCAGAAGCCACGGGCTTGAGGAAGGAGTCAGCACCAGGCTCTTGATCTATGCCGGTACCCTCATAAAGCAAGGTGTGCCATCCGAGCGGGCCTGTGATGTCGCCGTCGCCCGTCCGATCACTGATGATTCGGACATGCAACGTGCCATTCTCGATTTCGTCAAAGCGATCTTCTGAGTTCCTCAATTTCTGTGGCCTCTCTTCCTGTCATCGCGCGGGACAATGAGCGCGGGGCGCTCTTGACCGTCCACGTCCAACCAGGGTCTTCACGTACTGAGTGTGTCGGAATTCATGGCGATGCCATAAAGATCCGTCTGGCGGCGCGTCCGATTGACGGTGCCGCCAACGACGAATTGATTCGCTTCATCGCTGAGCGATGTGCTGTTCCACGCGCGGATGTGCAGCTTTGCACCGGAGCGACGGGGCGGCGTAAGCGTCTATTTGTGAAGGGTGTCACGGCAGAGTCACTGTTGGCCGGACTGATGCGAAAAGAATCGAAAGGAAGAGGGAAGATATGAGGAGAACGGCGATAGTCGGTGTCTTCGTGGTGATGCTGCTGGCGGGCTGTTCCGGCGCCCGCCCGGTGCTTTACCCGAATGCGCATATGCAATCAGTGGGAAAAGAAGTCGCCGAGCAAGACATCGAGGACTGCAAACAATCGGCGGAA includes the following:
- a CDS encoding CbbQ/NirQ/NorQ/GpvN family protein; the protein is MQQAREVDMTQYRIRQEPFYAEVCGETGLFTIAAEKQLPVMLKGPTGCGKTRFVQYMAYKLGRPLITVACHEDLTASDLVGRYLLKGQDTVWMDGPLTVGVKHGAIVYLDEVVEARKDTTVIIHPLSDDRRVLPIEKKGQILEAADEFMLVISYNPGYQSVLKDLKQSTKQRFIAIEFDYPAPDIETLVVQREAGVDSDIAGKLVKLGQKVRNLRSHGLEEGVSTRLLIYAGTLIKQGVPSERACDVAVARPITDDSDMQRAILDFVKAIF
- a CDS encoding DUF167 domain-containing protein — encoded protein: MASLPVIARDNERGALLTVHVQPGSSRTECVGIHGDAIKIRLAARPIDGAANDELIRFIAERCAVPRADVQLCTGATGRRKRLFVKGVTAESLLAGLMRKESKGRGKI